TGTACAGCTACATGCCTGGCCCCGACGACATCTATGTTTCCCCCTCCCAGATCAGGCGCTTCGGCCTGCGCAAAGGCGACGTGATCTCGGGTCAAATCAGGCCCCCCAAAGAGGGAGAGCGCTATTTCGCCCTGCTTCGCGTCTCCGAGATCGGATTCCAGCCTCCCGAGGCATCAAAAAACATCGTTCTTTTCGACAACCTCACCCCGCTCTACCCGGACCGCCGCCTAGTCATGGAGAACGGGGACAAGAACTATTCTTCGCGCGTTATCGATCTGCTGGCCCCCATCGGTCACGGGCAACGCGGCCTCATCGTGGCCCCGCCCCGCACCGGCAAAACCATGCTGCTCCAGACCATCGCCAACTCCATCAACGCCAACAACCCCGACGTCTACCTGATCGTGCTGCTCATCGACGAGCGACCCGAGGAAGTCACGGACATGGAGCGCACGGTCAAGGCCGAGGTGGTCAGCTCCACCTTTGACGAACCGCCGCAGCGCCACGTGCAGGTGGCCGAGATGGTCATGGAAAAGGCCAAACGCCTGGTGGAGCGCAAACGCGACGTGGTGGTTCTTCTGGACTCCATCACCCGCCTGGGCCGGGCCTACAACGCCGTGACCCCGTCATCGGGACGCGTGCTCTCAGGCGGCCTGGACGCCAACGCCCTGCAACGGCCCAAACGCTTCTTCGGCGCCGCCCGCAACATCGAGGAAGGCGGTTCTCTGACCATAATGGCCACCGCTCTCATCGACACCGGCTCGCGCATGGACGAGGTGATCTTCGAAGAGTTCAAGGGCACCGGCAACATGGAACTCTACCTGGACCGCCACCTCTCCGAAAAACGCATCTACCCCGCCATCGACATCAACCGTTCCGGAACCCGCAAGGAAGAGCTGCTCCTGCCCGAGGAACAGTTGAACCGCGTCTGGATACTGCGCAAGTTCCTGGCTCCCATGAGCCCCATCGACTCCATGGAGTTCCTCCTGGACAAGATGCGCGGCACCAAGAGCAACAAGGAATTTTTGGACATGATGAACCGCTAGGCGGTCCCTTTTTTCGAGCAACCAAAGAGGCGCCGATCCGGCGCCTCTTTTTATTTTCCAAGCGTACTGAAGCCAACCGTGGTCGGCCATAAGAATCACTCAAGGCTATCGGTTCTCGAAGCGCAAATCCTGACTCGATGACTCCAGCGAATGATCGCGCAACACATTGCCAGGGACGGTTGTAACCTTTTTGGCCTGCATGACGGCTAACCCTCTGGAGCCGCCCTGATTCTCCGGTTGCCAACGCACCCAAAGGATTTATAAACACACTCATGCAGCGACGCTCACATCGTCTGGAAAGCCTGTTCCCGCGCGCCCTGGCCCTGGTGATGGCCCTGGTGATGGTTCTTCCCGCTCCGCTGGCCGTGACACCGGCCAGGGCCAGCATGTTCAACTTCGGCATCAAGGAAGAAAAGGAACTGGGCGACAAGTTCAATGTGCTGATCCGCTCCAAGCTCCCCATGATCGAGGACTCGGAAGTGGTGGAGTACGTGCGCGACATCGTGGAACGCCTTGGCAAGCAGATGCCCCCCCAGCCGTTCAGGTTCTCGGTGGCGGTGGTCAAGGACAATGCCATAAACGCCTTTGCCGCCCCGGCCGGATACGTGTTCGTGTTCACCGGGCTCATCCTCAACATGAACCACGAATCCGAAGTGGCCGGGGTGCTGGGGCACGAACTGGCCCACGTGACCCAGCGCCACATAGCCAAGCGCGTCGAGCAGGGCAGCATGCTGAACATTGCAGCCATCTTGGGGGCTTTGGCGGGATTCGCCCTGGGCGCGGCAACTGGACAGCGGGACGCTGCGGCCGCCGTGATGGTCGGTTCACAGGCCGCGGCGACTCAGACCATGCTCAACTATTCCCGCGACGACGAACGCGAGGCGGATGAGGTGGGCATGAACTACCTTACTGCGGCCGGATACCCGCCGAGAGGCCTGCCTCAGGCCTTCGACGTCATGCAGCGCATGAAGATTTTCAAGGGCTACGGTTCCATTCCGGCCTA
This genomic interval from Desulfovibrio sp. contains the following:
- the rho gene encoding transcription termination factor Rho, whose translation is MNLSDLKLKSMPELMELAVQFNVENPSGMRKQELIFGILQNCASQNGSIFGEGVLEILPDGFGFLRSPMYSYMPGPDDIYVSPSQIRRFGLRKGDVISGQIRPPKEGERYFALLRVSEIGFQPPEASKNIVLFDNLTPLYPDRRLVMENGDKNYSSRVIDLLAPIGHGQRGLIVAPPRTGKTMLLQTIANSINANNPDVYLIVLLIDERPEEVTDMERTVKAEVVSSTFDEPPQRHVQVAEMVMEKAKRLVERKRDVVVLLDSITRLGRAYNAVTPSSGRVLSGGLDANALQRPKRFFGAARNIEEGGSLTIMATALIDTGSRMDEVIFEEFKGTGNMELYLDRHLSEKRIYPAIDINRSGTRKEELLLPEEQLNRVWILRKFLAPMSPIDSMEFLLDKMRGTKSNKEFLDMMNR